A part of Candidatus Bathyarchaeota archaeon genomic DNA contains:
- a CDS encoding PKD domain-containing protein: MTITLLSPIINVTHSPSIKANETAEQTNGFNEPNSNSHPTFQDSVRDAFPNFRAISSNSTFVNVTPDYITANLNQNFTIDVIISNVSDLSGFDIQFSWDPSLLEYVSHVAKVPVETYPDGVLCQPILPLMDDVDATAGTYWAAFATLGGPSFNGTGIAFEMTFHVIGSGSCLLEITSCDLANKYGQTITHSIQNGYFNTDVQMLPTDMPVVYVDPQNISASPGETFTISVKIFNLTDTIYACYDEWEPGQPLPPPDSLYVYTLGNLYALDIQLSWDPTILEHVDHAVKIPVETYPDGVLHEPIQHVMDYVDPSAGTYWLAKSSLGEVPGFNCQDANATVFTMTFNVTRRGKCTLNLTSVDLAADPAMLVSGTINKLAIPHWVRDGQFSYGVAGLPVANFEYYPLSPVVNEAVTFDASDSYDSDGYIILYVWDFGDGTIQNTTDPITYHSYTTPSSYDVTLQVIDDEGYSGFASASISVSGPMAYIRTYIPHEWVGGGSAMGWHADDSCWSYALPFSFPFYGTYYSTLYISSNGLISFTYDTSLGNSIEALAGKVAIAPAWDDWVTDGSYDIYIWQNSTCIGIRWYVRHYSSYEIANFEALLFSNGVIQFNYEYNSGDISATIGISNGYSEILAEDATNLNYINSILFTPFWLEHELLVYLSAPNHVLPGETAILNATVHNLGLSNETNVELYLLINGTVQANITLAELTSNSYQTLDYVWTPALEGTYNVTTYTPPVPNENITANNIATKMVNVRQVAGYVLVDQTHGTDGIHSYSIWVANLTEGGYVVETHTLGSITSNVLEGYDVFVIPQAHDYYSSDELSAIQDFVQNGGGLLVIGDDAPYVYTDLTSFAGITWISGGYGGYTSDITLHAVTDGVNMAYFDSPGMIYVTYPAIDLIRDYYGNVMLAVSEVGTGKVIGIADEHSINDYYIGFADNLRLADNMINWIGVRYPHDLAVSVRALSHLQPGDSTILEATVYNSGLSNETDVELQMLINGDTVANVTILNLITDSSYTLFYPWSPTIEGTYNVTAYAVPVPGETYTVNNKATSFVRVTEPMIHPEEGQYANYLMTTYNQSGQMPSWMKWNFTYQRYVTPYSINVTMVQQDSSGYNQTQWVLVNTLTREMTSGYYPLEQYYFGWIETNITTGSTIRLLDTNGTVKGSQLIEAAGTYIDCWIVEMIHYSGYYTYNYTMWYDKATGLWIGMRFSNDYYPNEYSILLLVDTNIPVGGALRIETDKPMYTRLEIATITTTYVIGDTPIENATVTIEVNYPNDTLYFIWTETTDSNGTATFVFFIEENASYGTYTAYASAYKLGLDPRTATTTFIVGHLEPNIEMWFEGPDVALIGYDIITVLHVQNTGNATAYNVTTTLDIPSSLTIISANNTFSGIIDPEQGVILVAILTAPTPSRHLLTASTTYTKADGTPMPPVYAEKTLVYAYHEDYPVDLTEMTITGTTEQIIVNLTITNYGDSPIQITLIASAQHVTSKLMLRSVYQTIIINPNETIIISLAIAIPSTAPSGEYIVLSILATQLPSQDGFTLVTKQETVII, from the coding sequence TTGACAATTACATTGCTTTCACCAATCATCAACGTTACTCATAGTCCAAGTATTAAAGCTAATGAAACTGCAGAGCAAACGAATGGTTTTAATGAGCCAAACTCAAATTCTCATCCAACTTTTCAAGATAGTGTGCGAGATGCATTCCCAAATTTCCGCGCCATAAGCAGCAACTCTACATTTGTCAACGTTACGCCAGACTATATTACGGCTAACTTGAACCAAAATTTCACAATCGACGTAATTATTTCAAATGTATCTGACCTCTCCGGCTTTGATATACAGTTTAGCTGGGATCCATCGCTCCTAGAGTATGTGAGTCACGTGGCAAAAGTCCCGGTAGAGACCTACCCAGATGGCGTACTCTGCCAGCCGATTCTTCCACTCATGGACGATGTTGACGCCACTGCAGGAACATACTGGGCGGCCTTCGCCACCCTTGGAGGGCCATCCTTCAACGGTACGGGCATAGCGTTCGAAATGACCTTTCACGTAATAGGGTCTGGTAGTTGTTTACTAGAAATAACCAGCTGTGACTTAGCAAACAAATATGGCCAAACGATAACTCATTCCATTCAAAACGGCTACTTCAATACAGATGTGCAGATGCTTCCAACAGACATGCCCGTCGTCTATGTTGATCCCCAAAACATTTCTGCGTCCCCTGGAGAAACTTTCACTATCAGTGTGAAGATTTTCAATCTGACAGATACCATCTACGCGTGCTATGACGAATGGGAACCGGGACAGCCATTGCCTCCGCCTGACTCACTGTATGTTTATACTCTTGGCAACCTTTACGCCTTAGACATCCAGTTGAGCTGGGATCCAACGATTCTAGAGCATGTAGATCACGCTGTAAAGATTCCAGTTGAAACTTATCCTGATGGGGTTCTTCACGAACCAATACAACATGTTATGGATTATGTTGATCCGAGCGCGGGAACTTACTGGCTGGCTAAATCATCCCTAGGAGAAGTACCAGGATTCAATTGTCAGGATGCGAACGCGACTGTGTTCACAATGACCTTCAACGTGACGAGACGTGGGAAATGTACCCTAAATCTAACTTCAGTTGACCTTGCTGCTGATCCAGCCATGCTGGTAAGTGGCACAATCAATAAGCTTGCAATCCCACACTGGGTGAGAGACGGCCAGTTCAGCTATGGCGTAGCTGGATTGCCGGTGGCGAATTTTGAGTATTACCCGCTAAGCCCTGTAGTAAACGAAGCTGTAACTTTCGATGCATCAGACAGTTACGATTCTGACGGTTACATCATCCTCTACGTATGGGACTTTGGAGATGGAACCATACAAAATACAACAGACCCCATCACATATCATTCTTACACTACACCTAGCTCATACGATGTAACACTACAGGTAATCGATGATGAAGGGTATAGCGGATTTGCATCCGCGTCAATCAGTGTCAGCGGACCTATGGCATACATTCGAACATATATCCCACATGAATGGGTTGGCGGCGGCTCGGCGATGGGTTGGCATGCAGATGACAGTTGCTGGTCTTATGCTTTGCCCTTCAGCTTCCCATTCTACGGTACCTATTACAGTACACTCTACATTTCCAGCAACGGGCTGATATCATTCACATACGATACCAGCTTAGGAAACAGCATCGAAGCACTGGCAGGCAAAGTTGCAATTGCTCCAGCGTGGGACGATTGGGTAACGGATGGTTCCTACGACATTTATATTTGGCAAAATTCGACATGCATAGGAATCAGATGGTACGTTAGACATTATAGTAGCTATGAAATCGCAAACTTCGAGGCGCTACTCTTCAGCAACGGCGTAATACAATTCAATTACGAATATAACAGCGGTGACATATCGGCAACTATAGGTATATCAAACGGTTACAGCGAAATCCTCGCCGAAGACGCGACAAACCTAAACTATATAAACAGCATCCTCTTTACGCCTTTCTGGTTAGAACATGAACTTTTAGTCTATCTTTCAGCACCAAACCATGTTCTGCCAGGTGAAACAGCCATTCTAAATGCAACCGTTCATAATCTTGGTCTATCCAACGAAACCAATGTAGAACTCTATCTATTAATTAACGGCACTGTTCAAGCGAATATTACACTGGCTGAATTAACGAGCAACTCATACCAAACCCTTGACTATGTCTGGACTCCAGCTTTGGAAGGAACATATAACGTAACAACATACACACCTCCGGTCCCCAACGAAAACATCACAGCAAACAACATCGCAACAAAAATGGTCAATGTGCGGCAAGTTGCTGGATATGTTCTTGTTGATCAAACCCACGGAACAGATGGTATTCATAGCTACAGCATTTGGGTGGCGAACCTTACCGAAGGAGGATACGTAGTTGAAACTCATACTTTAGGTTCCATTACTTCTAATGTACTAGAAGGTTACGACGTATTTGTTATCCCTCAAGCCCACGACTATTATTCCTCAGATGAGCTATCTGCGATACAAGATTTCGTGCAAAATGGTGGGGGGCTCCTAGTGATAGGCGATGATGCACCATATGTTTATACAGATCTCACAAGCTTCGCCGGCATTACATGGATCTCAGGTGGATATGGCGGATATACCAGTGACATTACGCTCCATGCAGTAACTGACGGAGTAAACATGGCGTACTTTGATTCACCCGGTATGATTTATGTTACTTATCCAGCTATAGACCTTATTCGAGACTACTACGGAAACGTTATGCTTGCAGTTTCAGAGGTAGGCACTGGAAAGGTCATAGGGATCGCTGACGAACACTCGATCAACGACTACTATATTGGGTTTGCAGACAACCTCCGTCTCGCCGACAATATGATCAACTGGATTGGGGTAAGATACCCGCATGATCTTGCCGTTTCGGTGAGAGCACTCTCACATCTTCAACCTGGCGATTCAACAATTCTCGAGGCAACCGTTTACAACAGCGGGTTGTCGAATGAAACTGATGTAGAACTACAGATGCTGATCAATGGTGACACTGTTGCAAATGTAACGATTCTTAACCTAATAACTGATTCATCCTACACCCTTTTCTATCCTTGGAGTCCTACAATTGAAGGAACTTACAACGTTACAGCCTATGCGGTACCAGTCCCAGGGGAAACTTACACAGTCAACAACAAAGCGACAAGCTTTGTGAGAGTTACCGAGCCAATGATCCATCCAGAGGAAGGGCAGTACGCAAATTATCTAATGACTACATATAACCAATCTGGTCAGATGCCAAGTTGGATGAAATGGAACTTCACATACCAACGCTACGTTACGCCTTACTCAATCAACGTCACTATGGTGCAACAAGACAGTTCAGGTTATAATCAAACCCAATGGGTGCTCGTAAACACCTTGACCCGCGAAATGACCAGCGGATACTATCCTCTCGAACAATATTACTTCGGATGGATTGAGACAAACATCACAACAGGCTCTACGATAAGGCTACTTGACACCAATGGCACAGTTAAAGGAAGCCAACTAATCGAGGCAGCAGGGACCTACATCGACTGCTGGATAGTGGAGATGATCCATTATTCCGGATACTACACTTACAATTATACGATGTGGTATGACAAAGCCACAGGTCTATGGATTGGAATGCGGTTTAGCAATGACTACTACCCAAACGAGTATAGTATTCTGTTGCTTGTTGACACCAACATCCCCGTTGGCGGAGCATTAAGAATCGAAACAGACAAACCCATGTATACTCGCCTTGAAATCGCAACAATAACCACAACCTATGTCATAGGCGACACACCAATCGAAAACGCCACAGTCACAATCGAAGTTAACTACCCCAATGACACGCTATACTTCATCTGGACGGAAACAACAGACTCAAACGGTACCGCAACATTTGTCTTTTTCATAGAAGAAAATGCATCCTACGGTACATACACCGCATACGCCTCAGCTTACAAACTTGGCCTAGACCCAAGAACGGCTACAACAACATTTATCGTAGGCCACCTTGAACCCAACATAGAGATGTGGTTCGAAGGACCGGATGTTGCACTCATTGGCTATGATATAATTACAGTTCTTCACGTGCAAAACACTGGAAACGCAACAGCCTACAACGTTACAACAACATTAGACATCCCAAGCAGCCTCACAATCATTTCAGCAAACAATACATTCAGCGGCATCATCGACCCGGAACAAGGAGTAATACTGGTCGCCATCTTAACAGCGCCAACACCAAGCAGACACCTTCTAACAGCATCCACCACCTACACCAAAGCCGACGGAACACCCATGCCCCCAGTCTACGCCGAGAAAACATTAGTGTATGCATACCATGAAGACTATCCAGTAGACCTCACTGAAATGACAATAACAGGCACAACAGAACAAATAATAGTGAACCTTACGATAACAAACTACGGAGACTCACCAATACAAATAACACTAATAGCCTCCGCACAGCACGTAACATCCAAACTTATGCTTCGTTCAGTCTACCAAACCATAATCATAAACCCGAACGAAACAATAATAATATCCCTTGCAATCGCCATCCCTTCAACTGCTCCATCAGGAGAATATATCGTGCTAAGCATCTTAGCAACCCAACTTCCAAGCCAAGACGGCTTCACACTAGTAACGAAACAAGAAACAGTGATCATCTAA
- a CDS encoding radical SAM protein — protein MAITGLHLLQTYQCNFECDHCFVYSCPDAKGVMKISDIREILKEAKQVGNIKWIYFEGGEPFLYYQAMLWGLRTAKEYGFKTGIVTNTYWATSVEDAKEWLTPISEIGISDLSISDDAYHYGETEENLAKYAYEAAKDLGLPVGKIIIEDPKKYLKEIEWKGKPVVEGRVLFKGRAVEKLVEGLPRKHWTEFSKCLDEDFSNQSRVHIDPFGYVHVCQGITIGNMKQTPLPELFAKFNPEKHPICAPILKGGPTELVREHQVEHEDGYVDECHLCYSTRLKLRKKFPDILAPDQIYGIF, from the coding sequence ATGGCAATAACTGGGTTACATCTTCTTCAAACTTATCAATGCAATTTCGAGTGTGACCACTGCTTCGTTTACAGTTGTCCCGACGCAAAAGGTGTAATGAAGATTTCAGATATACGCGAGATTCTCAAAGAGGCAAAACAGGTTGGGAATATTAAGTGGATATATTTTGAGGGCGGTGAACCTTTCCTCTACTATCAAGCTATGCTTTGGGGTTTACGCACAGCAAAAGAATATGGTTTCAAAACTGGTATAGTCACAAACACTTACTGGGCTACGTCAGTTGAAGATGCAAAAGAATGGCTCACCCCAATTTCGGAGATTGGCATTTCCGATTTGTCCATAAGCGACGACGCCTATCATTACGGCGAAACCGAGGAGAACCTTGCTAAATACGCTTACGAAGCCGCCAAGGACCTTGGCTTACCGGTTGGCAAGATTATCATAGAAGACCCAAAGAAATACTTGAAGGAAATTGAGTGGAAAGGCAAGCCAGTTGTCGAAGGTAGAGTGTTGTTCAAAGGTCGAGCGGTTGAAAAACTTGTAGAAGGATTACCAAGAAAGCATTGGACAGAATTTAGCAAATGCCTAGACGAAGACTTTTCTAATCAAAGCCGAGTCCATATCGACCCCTTTGGCTATGTCCACGTCTGTCAAGGCATCACAATAGGAAATATGAAGCAAACCCCACTGCCGGAATTGTTCGCCAAATTTAATCCAGAAAAGCATCCCATATGTGCACCAATTCTAAAGGGAGGACCAACTGAACTTGTTAGAGAACACCAAGTTGAACATGAAGATGGCTACGTTGACGAATGCCACCTGTGCTATTCCACTCGTTTAAAGTTAAGAAAAAAATTCCCCGACATTCTCGCACCAGATCAGATATATGGAATTTTTTAG
- the rpiA gene encoding ribose 5-phosphate isomerase A, which yields MAAINAVKHVEDGFIVGLGSGTTVTYAFQEIGKRIHEEKLHIYGVPTSYQAFLLAVQNSIPVTTLDEHHQLDIAIDGADQVDEKLNMIKGVGGALTREKIVASASRMNVIIVDETKLTRKLGVNQPVPVEVLPFAMSTITKKLRILGSKPILREAEKKLGPVVTDNGNFIVDVDFGSIDNPKELNRTLKAIPGIVETGLFVGMADVVYVGGREAVQKLEK from the coding sequence ATGGCGGCCATAAACGCAGTTAAACACGTTGAAGACGGGTTTATTGTGGGCTTAGGAAGTGGGACAACGGTTACTTACGCTTTTCAAGAAATTGGTAAGAGAATACACGAAGAGAAACTGCACATTTATGGGGTTCCTACATCCTATCAAGCCTTCCTGCTAGCTGTACAAAACAGTATTCCCGTAACCACACTGGACGAACATCACCAACTCGACATAGCAATAGATGGTGCAGACCAAGTGGATGAAAAGCTTAATATGATTAAAGGCGTAGGCGGGGCGTTAACTCGAGAAAAAATAGTAGCGTCTGCATCAAGAATGAACGTTATCATAGTTGACGAGACAAAGTTGACAAGGAAACTGGGCGTTAATCAACCTGTTCCAGTCGAGGTTTTGCCTTTCGCTATGTCCACCATAACAAAAAAATTGCGCATATTGGGTAGCAAACCTATTCTGCGTGAGGCGGAAAAGAAACTTGGTCCCGTGGTGACGGATAACGGAAATTTCATCGTTGATGTAGATTTCGGGTCAATTGACAACCCAAAAGAGTTGAACCGAACGTTGAAAGCTATCCCTGGAATAGTTGAAACCGGTCTGTTCGTAGGGATGGCAGACGTTGTTTATGTTGGTGGAAGAGAAGCTGTTCAGAAGCTTGAAAAGTAA
- a CDS encoding site-specific integrase — MFQNSSKNWNRLGNKVAERLGKPELKQIRLYDLRHFYSTMLYHKTKDTVHVQRKMGHRNIKNTLKYPNLHTPNRLKVRRVQSSNSGDCGKS; from the coding sequence TTGTTCCAAAACTCTTCAAAAAACTGGAACAGACTTGGAAACAAAGTAGCTGAGAGATTAGGCAAGCCAGAATTGAAACAGATTCGACTATACGACTTAAGGCACTTCTACAGCACAATGCTGTACCACAAAACTAAGGACACAGTTCACGTTCAAAGAAAAATGGGACACAGAAACATCAAAAACACGTTAAAGTATCCAAATCTACACACACCTAATCGACTTAAAGTCAGACGAGTACAAAGTTCAAATAGTGGAGATTGTGGAAAAAGCTAA